From the Leucobacter tenebrionis genome, one window contains:
- the rph gene encoding ribonuclease PH, whose protein sequence is MSDQTRADGRTPQQMRPVTIERGWSSQAEGSALISFGATRVLCTASFTPGVPRWLTGKGTGWVTAEYSMLPRSTNERMQREAVRGKIGGRTHEISRLIGRSLRAVIDTKALGENTIVIDCDVLQADGGTRTASITGAYVALADAIEWARAAGHIARKAQPLRDSVAAVSVGIVGGTPMSDLAYVEDSRAETDMNVVMTGSGDFVEVQGTAEGAPFDRAELNSLLDLALASGSELSEIQRAVLAETLAAKEG, encoded by the coding sequence ATGAGTGACCAGACACGCGCCGACGGGCGCACTCCGCAGCAGATGCGCCCCGTGACCATCGAACGCGGGTGGAGCTCGCAGGCCGAGGGCAGCGCGCTGATCTCGTTCGGCGCCACGCGTGTGCTCTGCACCGCCTCGTTCACTCCCGGTGTGCCGCGGTGGCTGACGGGCAAGGGGACCGGCTGGGTCACGGCAGAGTACTCGATGCTGCCCCGCTCGACGAACGAGCGCATGCAGCGCGAGGCGGTGCGCGGCAAGATCGGCGGCCGCACCCACGAGATCTCGAGGCTCATCGGGCGCAGCCTGCGGGCGGTCATCGACACGAAGGCGCTGGGCGAGAACACGATCGTGATCGACTGCGACGTGCTGCAGGCCGACGGCGGCACCCGCACCGCGTCGATCACCGGTGCGTACGTCGCGCTGGCCGACGCGATCGAGTGGGCGCGTGCGGCCGGGCACATCGCTCGCAAGGCCCAGCCGCTGCGCGACAGCGTGGCAGCGGTCTCGGTCGGCATCGTGGGCGGCACGCCGATGTCAGACCTGGCCTACGTCGAGGACTCGCGCGCCGAGACCGACATGAACGTCGTGATGACCGGGTCGGGCGACTTCGTCGAGGTGCAGGGCACCGCCGAGGGAGCGCCGTTCGATCGCGCCGAGCTGAACAGCCTGCTCGATCTCGCGCTCGCGAGCGGCTCCGAGCTCTCCGAGATCCAGCGCGCGGTGCTGGCCGAGACCCTCGCGGCGAAGGAGGGATGA
- a CDS encoding ribonuclease HII produces the protein MPKRALRPDPSKDPTLEVEQACFAEGFELVIGIDEVGRGAVAGPVAVGVHAVMRGTVGFPEGLRDSKLLSEKRREAMAPLVCEWGPGSVGYASAEEIDEHGIGAMLGEAARRALLELHAAGVPVDRALILLDGSHDWLSPVLRSPLRVRTRVGADRSCASVAAASVRAKVERDALMREAHEAHPEYGWTSNKGYGSRAHYEGIAALGLTELHRRTWIKQPA, from the coding sequence ATGCCGAAACGCGCGCTGAGGCCGGACCCCTCGAAGGACCCGACGCTCGAGGTGGAACAGGCGTGCTTCGCCGAGGGCTTCGAACTGGTGATCGGGATCGACGAGGTCGGCCGCGGCGCGGTCGCAGGCCCGGTCGCCGTCGGCGTGCACGCGGTGATGCGGGGAACGGTCGGATTCCCCGAGGGGCTCCGCGACTCGAAGCTGCTCAGCGAGAAGCGGCGCGAGGCGATGGCGCCGCTCGTGTGCGAGTGGGGGCCGGGATCGGTCGGATACGCGAGCGCCGAGGAGATCGACGAGCACGGGATCGGCGCCATGCTGGGGGAGGCGGCGCGACGCGCGCTGCTCGAGCTGCACGCCGCGGGCGTGCCCGTCGATCGCGCGCTGATCCTGCTCGACGGTTCGCATGACTGGCTCAGCCCGGTGCTCAGGTCGCCGTTGCGGGTGCGTACCAGGGTCGGGGCGGATCGCAGTTGCGCTTCGGTGGCGGCGGCGTCCGTGCGCGCGAAGGTGGAGCGCGACGCGCTCATGCGGGAGGCGCACGAGGCGCACCCCGAATACGGGTGGACGTCGAACAAGGGCTACGGATCCCGCGCCCACTACGAGGGCATCGCGGCCCTGGGGCTCACGGAACTGCATCGACGCACCTGGATCAAGCAGCCGGCGTAG
- the rplS gene encoding 50S ribosomal protein L19, whose translation MQKLDHVDAASLKSDIPEFRAGDTVKVHVNIVEGNRSRIQVFQGIVIARHGEGVRETFTVRKISFQVGVERKFPVHSPAIDKIEVVTRGDVRRAKLYYLRGLTGKKAKVKEKRDF comes from the coding sequence ATGCAGAAGCTCGACCACGTCGATGCCGCGTCGCTCAAGAGCGACATCCCCGAGTTCCGCGCCGGCGACACCGTCAAGGTGCACGTGAACATCGTCGAGGGCAACCGCTCGCGTATCCAGGTGTTCCAGGGCATCGTCATCGCCCGTCACGGCGAGGGCGTCCGCGAGACGTTCACCGTCCGCAAGATCAGCTTCCAGGTGGGTGTGGAGCGCAAGTTCCCCGTGCACTCGCCCGCGATCGACAAGATCGAGGTCGTGACCCGCGGTGACGTGCGTCGCGCCAAGCTGTACTACCTGCGCGGTCTCACCGGCAAGAAGGCCAAGGTCAAGGAGAAGCGCGACTTCTGA
- a CDS encoding RecQ family ATP-dependent DNA helicase, protein MEPQQQTIRDSAVYGEASELLRRLTGRPDADFHDGQFEAISALVTERRRALVVQRTGWGKSAVYFVATALLRRRGAGPTLLVSPLLALMRDQVAAAERAGVRAAAINSATSDEWEQIESRLAADEIDVLLVSPERLNNPRFREQQLPGLLGRMGLLVIDEAHCISDWGHDFRPDYRRIAALLAGLERDVPVLATTATANARVVDDVVEQLGRDVLTLRGSLARESLRLGSLALPTSRERLAWLVAHLGDLHGSGIVYALTVSAAEDTARLLREAGYAVSAYTGRTDPDERERLEAALKSNEVKALVATSALGMGFDKPDLGFVVHLGAPSSPVAYYQQVGRAGRGAADADVLLLPGAEDEAIWRYFATASMPDPERAAAVLAALGGPDDPPLSTPALEARVDIRRSPLELLLKVLDVDGAVRRVSGGWVATGAPWRYDAERYERIASARASEQRSMLAYERGERCRMETLQRDLDDPTAAPCGRCDVCAGAWYPTDIPGEAAQRASGQLQRVGVPIEPRGMWPTGADRRGLPVKGRIPEGERPAPGRAIARLTDLGWGGPLRDIFDAGTADRPIDDRLLEGVIATLRDWPWQERPVGVVAMPSLSRPLLVASTAAAIAERGRLPFLGSLDVDPSVPAVGPGGNSAFRLASVWGRFGVSPVLAETVSQAPGPILLVDDLVDSRWTITVAARALLAAGAPAVLPFALASVG, encoded by the coding sequence ATGGAACCCCAGCAGCAGACCATCCGCGACAGCGCCGTCTACGGCGAGGCGTCCGAGCTTCTGCGCCGGCTCACCGGTCGGCCCGACGCAGACTTCCACGACGGGCAGTTCGAGGCGATCAGCGCGCTCGTCACCGAGCGGCGTCGCGCCCTCGTGGTGCAGCGCACGGGCTGGGGCAAGTCGGCCGTCTACTTCGTGGCGACCGCACTGCTGCGTCGACGGGGTGCGGGGCCCACGCTGCTCGTCTCCCCGCTGCTCGCCCTGATGCGCGATCAGGTCGCGGCCGCCGAGCGCGCGGGGGTGCGGGCCGCGGCGATCAACTCGGCCACCTCCGACGAGTGGGAGCAGATCGAGAGCAGGCTCGCGGCCGACGAGATCGATGTGCTGCTGGTGTCTCCGGAGCGGCTGAACAATCCCCGCTTCCGCGAGCAGCAGTTGCCCGGGCTGCTCGGACGGATGGGCCTGCTGGTCATCGACGAAGCGCACTGCATATCCGACTGGGGGCACGACTTCCGACCCGACTACCGACGCATCGCGGCGCTTCTCGCGGGGCTCGAACGCGACGTGCCGGTGCTCGCCACCACCGCCACGGCGAACGCCCGGGTCGTCGACGACGTCGTGGAGCAGCTGGGCCGCGACGTGCTGACGCTGCGCGGGTCTCTCGCGCGCGAGTCGCTTCGGCTGGGATCCCTCGCCCTGCCGACGTCTCGGGAACGACTGGCCTGGCTCGTGGCCCACCTCGGCGATCTGCACGGCAGCGGCATCGTGTACGCGCTCACGGTATCGGCGGCGGAAGACACCGCCCGGCTGCTCCGAGAGGCCGGCTACGCGGTCTCCGCCTACACCGGTCGCACGGACCCCGATGAGCGCGAGCGCCTCGAGGCCGCGCTCAAGTCGAACGAGGTGAAGGCGCTCGTCGCCACCAGCGCGCTCGGCATGGGGTTCGACAAGCCCGATCTCGGGTTCGTCGTGCATCTGGGCGCCCCGTCCTCACCGGTCGCGTACTACCAGCAGGTCGGCCGCGCGGGCCGCGGAGCCGCTGACGCCGATGTGCTGCTCCTGCCCGGGGCCGAGGACGAGGCGATCTGGCGCTACTTTGCCACGGCCTCCATGCCGGATCCGGAGCGTGCCGCCGCAGTGCTCGCCGCCCTCGGCGGCCCCGACGACCCGCCGCTGTCGACGCCCGCCCTCGAGGCCCGCGTCGACATCCGCCGCAGCCCGCTGGAGCTGCTGCTCAAGGTGCTCGACGTCGACGGTGCAGTGCGGCGAGTATCCGGCGGCTGGGTCGCCACCGGCGCCCCGTGGCGCTACGACGCCGAGCGGTACGAGCGCATCGCTTCGGCCCGCGCCTCCGAGCAGCGATCGATGCTCGCCTATGAGCGCGGAGAGCGCTGCCGCATGGAGACGCTGCAGCGCGATCTCGACGATCCGACCGCCGCGCCGTGCGGACGCTGCGACGTCTGCGCCGGCGCGTGGTACCCCACCGATATCCCGGGCGAGGCGGCGCAGCGCGCATCGGGCCAGCTGCAGCGCGTCGGCGTGCCGATCGAGCCGCGCGGCATGTGGCCCACCGGGGCGGACCGCCGAGGCCTCCCGGTGAAGGGCAGGATCCCCGAGGGCGAACGCCCCGCGCCCGGGCGGGCGATCGCGCGTCTCACCGATCTGGGTTGGGGCGGCCCGCTGCGCGACATCTTCGACGCGGGCACTGCCGATCGACCCATCGACGACAGGCTGCTCGAAGGGGTCATCGCGACGCTGCGCGACTGGCCGTGGCAGGAGCGCCCTGTGGGGGTCGTGGCGATGCCCTCGCTCAGCCGCCCGCTACTCGTCGCAAGCACGGCGGCCGCGATCGCGGAGCGCGGCCGCCTGCCGTTCCTGGGGTCACTCGATGTCGACCCCTCGGTACCGGCGGTGGGGCCCGGCGGCAACAGCGCGTTCCGGCTGGCGTCGGTATGGGGCCGATTCGGGGTGAGCCCCGTCCTCGCCGAGACCGTCTCTCAGGCCCCGGGCCCGATCCTGCTCGTCGACGACCTCGTGGACAGCCGATGGACGATCACGGTCGCAGCGAGGGCACTGCTCGCCGCGGGCGCACCCGCGGTGCTCCCCTTCGCACTGGCCAGCGTCGGGTGA
- a CDS encoding dihydrofolate reductase family protein — MTRLIYYTATTLDGFLADPHDSLDWLLRQPQEEDGPGDYERFFAGIGALVMGRTTYEWVLDHEKDSWPYEIPTWVMTHRDLPLPGAGTGSEHDIRFSQRPVRDVHAEMLAAADGKDLWVVGGGDLAGQFADAGLLDEILTSIAPVVLGAGRPLLPRRLDLELVETGRNGAFVTARHRVIGRLLEDRPSP, encoded by the coding sequence ATGACGCGCCTCATCTACTACACCGCCACCACACTCGACGGCTTCCTCGCCGACCCCCACGACTCGCTCGACTGGCTGCTGCGGCAGCCGCAGGAGGAGGACGGCCCGGGCGACTACGAGCGCTTCTTCGCCGGGATCGGGGCCCTCGTGATGGGGAGGACGACGTACGAGTGGGTCCTCGACCATGAGAAGGACTCCTGGCCCTACGAGATCCCCACGTGGGTGATGACGCATCGCGACCTGCCGCTGCCGGGGGCGGGTACCGGCTCAGAGCACGACATCCGCTTTTCGCAGCGCCCGGTCCGGGACGTGCATGCCGAGATGCTCGCCGCCGCCGACGGAAAGGATCTCTGGGTCGTGGGAGGGGGCGACCTCGCGGGTCAGTTCGCCGATGCGGGACTGCTCGACGAGATCCTCACCTCCATCGCGCCCGTCGTGCTCGGCGCCGGCCGTCCGCTGCTGCCGCGCCGCCTCGATCTCGAGCTGGTCGAGACGGGCCGCAACGGAGCGTTCGTCACCGCCCGTCATCGGGTGATCGGTCGGCTGCTCGAGGATCGCCCCTCCCCGTGA
- the lepB gene encoding signal peptidase I, which translates to MNESASEPRRRGGGILGFLRDLVVILVVAFLVSFLLKTFLVRSFYIPSESMEQTLQVNDRILVNQLVPDVMSVQRGDIVVFKDPGGWLLPRGTEPPQGFEKVLQAVGLAADTSNEYVVKRVIGIGGDRVQCCDAEGRVTVNGVPLDEPYIVIPPGEGGRASKIDFDVTVPEDSVWVMGDNRYQSKDSRYNQDQPGRGFVPESEIVGRAFVLNWPLNRFTWLGAPEGTFTGVEQAGEQAREKAAAQ; encoded by the coding sequence ATGAACGAATCGGCGAGCGAACCTCGGCGGCGCGGCGGCGGGATACTCGGATTCCTCAGGGATCTGGTCGTGATCCTGGTCGTCGCATTCCTCGTCTCGTTCCTGCTCAAGACGTTCCTCGTGCGCAGCTTCTACATCCCGTCCGAGTCGATGGAGCAGACGCTGCAGGTCAACGACCGCATTCTGGTGAACCAGCTCGTACCCGATGTGATGTCGGTGCAGCGGGGGGACATCGTGGTGTTCAAGGACCCGGGCGGGTGGCTGCTGCCTCGGGGCACCGAGCCGCCGCAGGGCTTCGAGAAGGTGCTGCAGGCCGTCGGTCTCGCGGCCGACACGAGCAACGAGTACGTGGTGAAGCGCGTGATCGGGATCGGCGGTGATCGGGTGCAGTGCTGCGACGCCGAGGGCCGGGTCACTGTGAACGGTGTGCCGCTCGACGAGCCCTACATCGTGATCCCTCCGGGGGAGGGCGGTCGGGCCTCCAAGATCGACTTCGACGTCACGGTGCCCGAGGACTCGGTGTGGGTGATGGGCGACAACCGCTATCAGAGCAAGGACTCCCGCTACAACCAGGATCAGCCGGGGCGCGGATTCGTGCCCGAGAGCGAGATCGTGGGCCGCGCGTTCGTGCTCAACTGGCCCCTGAACCGTTTCACCTGGCTGGGCGCTCCCGAGGGCACGTTCACGGGCGTCGAGCAGGCGGGAGAACAGGCCCGCGAGAAGGCGGCGGCGCAGTGA
- a CDS encoding non-canonical purine NTP pyrophosphatase, translating to MTQLVLASHNAHKLEELRRILGPLIPGIDLIGYDGPEPVENGLTFEQNALIKARAAAAHTGLPAIADDSGIAVDVLGGCPGIFSARWGGPERSDTGNVDLLLWQLTDVADEHRAASFVCAAALVVPPGEGTGLTGGPGAGEVCELGVWPGRVLRQPEGEHGFGYDPIFQPEGEQRSAAELTGIEKDRLSHRTRAFSALAPEILARLG from the coding sequence ATGACGCAGCTGGTGCTCGCCTCGCACAACGCCCACAAGCTCGAGGAGCTGCGGCGCATTCTCGGCCCGCTGATCCCCGGCATCGATCTGATCGGCTACGACGGCCCCGAGCCCGTCGAGAACGGGCTGACCTTCGAGCAGAACGCGCTCATCAAGGCGCGGGCCGCCGCGGCGCACACCGGCCTGCCGGCGATCGCAGACGACTCCGGTATCGCGGTCGATGTGCTCGGCGGGTGCCCGGGCATCTTCTCGGCGCGCTGGGGCGGCCCGGAGCGCAGCGACACCGGCAACGTCGACCTGCTGCTGTGGCAGCTCACCGATGTCGCCGACGAGCACCGCGCCGCGAGCTTCGTCTGCGCCGCCGCGCTGGTGGTGCCGCCCGGCGAGGGCACCGGGCTCACGGGTGGGCCTGGCGCGGGCGAGGTCTGCGAGCTCGGTGTCTGGCCCGGCCGTGTGCTGAGGCAGCCGGAGGGGGAGCACGGCTTCGGCTACGATCCGATCTTCCAGCCCGAGGGCGAGCAGCGCTCGGCTGCAGAGCTCACGGGCATCGAGAAGGACCGACTGTCCCATCGCACCAGGGCCTTCTCGGCTCTCGCCCCGGAGATCCTGGCGCGACTGGGCTGA
- a CDS encoding helix-turn-helix transcriptional regulator codes for MTTNGRDRLRELLDAVLDESHRSLDDMAGGAHTSRFHFARSISRAAGEGPVAMRRRVMLERAAWQLRDGASVAEAAWTAGYDSAEGFSRAFARAFGHPPSAPAASHWLPSPNGIHFHPPTSLWVHAEEGVMNPLTEQLVRHDIDDTSYLLDAAAHLDDGEVSRPLLPGNTVLEWDGEEPSIASVLESLVHSKEVWLAALEGLDLPERGDPPALGELRARHERAAARWLAAVRDIDRRGAWDDRLVDALCDPPESFVISAVVAHVLTFSAHRRQLVRFMLRSCGSRVDDGDPIMWLRRLRGEIDPEPEEHEGAAL; via the coding sequence ATGACCACGAACGGAAGGGATCGACTCCGCGAGCTGCTCGACGCGGTGCTCGACGAGAGCCACCGGAGTCTCGACGACATGGCCGGGGGAGCGCACACCTCGCGCTTTCACTTCGCCCGCTCGATCTCCCGGGCAGCGGGCGAGGGGCCCGTCGCGATGCGGCGGCGCGTGATGCTCGAGCGGGCGGCCTGGCAACTGCGAGACGGAGCGAGTGTGGCCGAGGCAGCCTGGACCGCCGGGTACGACTCGGCCGAGGGCTTCAGCCGGGCCTTCGCCCGCGCCTTCGGGCACCCTCCGAGCGCCCCCGCCGCGAGCCACTGGCTTCCCAGCCCGAACGGGATCCACTTCCACCCGCCCACATCGCTGTGGGTGCACGCCGAGGAGGGTGTCATGAACCCGTTGACCGAGCAGCTGGTGCGCCACGATATCGACGACACCTCGTACCTCCTGGACGCGGCTGCACACCTCGATGACGGTGAGGTCTCCCGCCCGCTGCTCCCGGGCAACACGGTGCTCGAGTGGGACGGTGAGGAACCCTCGATCGCGTCGGTGCTCGAATCGCTGGTGCACTCGAAGGAGGTGTGGCTCGCGGCGCTCGAGGGGCTCGACCTTCCCGAGCGCGGCGACCCGCCGGCCCTCGGAGAGCTCCGAGCGCGGCACGAGCGGGCGGCCGCGCGGTGGCTCGCGGCGGTGCGCGACATCGACCGGCGAGGCGCCTGGGACGACCGGCTGGTGGATGCCCTCTGCGATCCGCCCGAGAGCTTCGTGATCAGCGCCGTGGTCGCGCACGTGCTCACCTTCTCCGCGCACCGCCGCCAGCTGGTGCGATTCATGCTGCGCAGCTGCGGAAGCCGGGTCGACGACGGCGATCCCATCATGTGGCTTCGGCGACTGCGCGGCGAGATCGATCCCGAACCCGAAGAACACGAAGGAGCAGCCTTATGA
- a CDS encoding ribose-5-phosphate isomerase produces the protein MRIHVATDHAGLEFSQQLQQHLRDRGFEVIDHGPQEYDALDDYPPFCINAALAVARDQRDGVEALGVVFGGSGNGEQMSANKVEGIRAALVWNESTAQLARDHNDANVISIGARQHEVADAIRFIDLFIDTPFSGDERHVRRVGQIGEYERTGGISGKHVDTP, from the coding sequence ATGCGCATTCACGTCGCCACTGATCACGCCGGACTCGAGTTCAGCCAGCAGTTGCAGCAGCACCTGCGCGACCGGGGGTTCGAGGTCATCGACCACGGGCCCCAGGAGTACGACGCTCTCGACGACTACCCCCCGTTCTGCATCAACGCGGCGCTCGCGGTAGCCCGTGATCAGCGCGACGGCGTCGAGGCGCTGGGTGTGGTGTTCGGCGGCTCGGGCAACGGCGAGCAGATGTCTGCGAACAAGGTCGAGGGCATCCGTGCCGCCCTGGTGTGGAACGAGTCGACGGCGCAGCTCGCCCGCGACCACAACGACGCGAACGTGATCTCGATCGGTGCCCGTCAGCACGAGGTCGCCGACGCGATCCGCTTCATCGACCTGTTCATCGACACCCCGTTCTCGGGCGACGAGCGTCATGTGCGCCGCGTCGGGCAGATCGGCGAGTACGAGCGCACCGGCGGCATCTCGGGCAAGCACGTCGATACCCCCTGA
- the murI gene encoding glutamate racemase has protein sequence MSNRDISPDAPIGVFDSGVGGLTVARAIRDQLPHESMIYVGDTLRTPYGPRPIAEVRRFALEILDGLVAQGVKMLVIACNTASAAVLRDARERYDVPVVEVIGPTVRSAAAITRSGRVGLIGTQGTIQSRVYDDLFAMRPEISLTAAACPRFVELVEAGLTSGPEVHAVAEEYLAPLVAERIDTLVLGCTHYPFLRGALARVVGPDVALVSSDIETANEVFRVLTEEGLLRSPGAGEPVLRYEATGDDTRGFVDLARRMLGIGIDAVDRLETGSITLPR, from the coding sequence GTGAGCAATCGCGATATTTCGCCCGACGCGCCCATCGGGGTGTTCGACTCGGGCGTCGGCGGCCTGACGGTGGCGAGGGCGATCCGGGATCAGCTGCCCCACGAGTCGATGATCTACGTGGGCGACACGCTGCGCACCCCCTACGGGCCGCGGCCGATCGCGGAGGTGCGCCGCTTCGCGCTCGAGATCCTCGACGGGCTCGTGGCGCAGGGCGTGAAGATGCTGGTGATCGCCTGCAACACCGCCTCGGCCGCCGTGCTGCGCGACGCCCGCGAGCGCTACGACGTTCCCGTCGTCGAGGTGATCGGCCCCACGGTGCGCAGCGCCGCTGCCATCACGCGTAGCGGCAGGGTGGGCCTCATCGGCACGCAGGGCACGATCCAGTCGCGCGTCTATGACGACCTCTTCGCGATGCGCCCCGAGATCTCGCTGACTGCAGCCGCCTGCCCCCGCTTCGTCGAGCTGGTGGAGGCCGGCCTCACGAGCGGCCCCGAGGTGCACGCCGTAGCCGAGGAGTACCTCGCGCCGCTGGTGGCCGAGCGGATCGACACGCTCGTGCTGGGCTGCACGCACTACCCCTTCCTGCGCGGCGCGCTCGCGCGGGTCGTCGGACCGGACGTGGCGCTCGTGTCGAGCGACATCGAGACGGCGAACGAGGTGTTCCGGGTGCTGACAGAAGAGGGCCTGCTGCGCTCGCCCGGTGCCGGCGAGCCGGTGCTGCGCTACGAGGCGACGGGCGATGATACGCGCGGTTTCGTCGATCTCGCGCGCAGAATGCTCGGGATCGGCATCGACGCGGTCGATCGTCTCGAGACGGGCTCGATCACGCTTCCCCGCTGA
- a CDS encoding mycothiol-dependent nitroreductase Rv2466c family protein, with protein MSNTVEVEFWFDPICPWCWMTSRWAAEVAEVRGFEIAWHPISLAVLNEGNETGSHAEGHRQGKRMGRVVEAARVAHGEGVVGALYTELGNRLHPGGRDDYDAVIAESLEALGLPADLAAAADDERSDAQVRANTDHAMEIAGPDVGVPIISVDGVAFFGPVVTPAPTGETALRLWDGIVAAASVPGFYELKRGRTVGPQF; from the coding sequence ATGAGCAACACCGTCGAAGTCGAGTTCTGGTTCGATCCAATCTGCCCCTGGTGCTGGATGACCAGCCGCTGGGCCGCGGAAGTCGCCGAGGTGCGCGGCTTCGAGATCGCGTGGCACCCGATCAGCCTCGCCGTTCTCAACGAGGGCAACGAGACGGGCAGCCACGCTGAGGGGCATCGGCAGGGCAAGCGCATGGGGCGCGTGGTCGAAGCCGCGCGAGTCGCGCACGGCGAGGGCGTCGTGGGCGCCCTCTACACGGAGCTCGGCAATCGGCTGCATCCCGGCGGCCGGGATGATTACGACGCCGTGATCGCGGAGTCGCTCGAAGCGCTCGGCCTGCCCGCCGACCTCGCTGCGGCGGCCGATGACGAGCGGAGCGACGCGCAGGTGCGCGCCAACACCGATCACGCGATGGAGATCGCCGGGCCCGACGTGGGTGTGCCGATCATCTCCGTGGACGGAGTCGCCTTCTTCGGGCCGGTGGTCACGCCGGCGCCGACGGGCGAGACGGCGCTGAGGCTGTGGGACGGGATCGTCGCGGCCGCGAGCGTGCCCGGGTTCTACGAGCTCAAGCGCGGGCGCACCGTCGGCCCGCAGTTCTGA
- a CDS encoding Fpg/Nei family DNA glycosylase → MPEGHSVHRIARQFHANFVGTAPSVTSPQGRFAQGAAILDGHEMTDARAVGKQMFLEFEGDHWLRVHLGIYGAWDFAGEVRVDPSIQIHGHTPGHSKLGQTGEYSRPDRARPVDRDGEDSVTSIGAPRRARVRMAEHDRETEEVGSFPPDPVGQVRVRLLNETVCADLRGPTACEVLTPAEVDAVVQRLGPDPANANTPAERERFVSRAHKKKTPIGLVLMDQSVIAGIGNVYRAEMLFRAELDPHTPANTLDRTVLEALWDDWAHLLDIGITVGQMITIDGLEGEAYARALSERDERHWVYKMEGTPCKRCGTNIQLEEFGARKLYWCPGCQL, encoded by the coding sequence GTGCCCGAGGGCCACTCCGTACACCGCATCGCGCGGCAGTTCCACGCGAACTTCGTGGGCACCGCGCCCAGTGTGACGAGCCCGCAGGGCCGTTTCGCGCAGGGCGCCGCGATCCTCGACGGTCACGAGATGACCGACGCCCGCGCCGTCGGCAAGCAGATGTTCCTCGAGTTCGAGGGCGATCACTGGTTGCGCGTGCACCTCGGCATCTACGGGGCCTGGGACTTCGCGGGCGAGGTGCGGGTGGATCCCTCGATCCAGATCCACGGCCACACTCCCGGGCACTCCAAGCTCGGGCAGACGGGGGAGTACTCGAGGCCCGACCGTGCGAGGCCCGTCGACCGCGACGGCGAGGATTCGGTGACCTCGATCGGAGCTCCGCGGCGTGCTCGCGTGCGCATGGCCGAGCACGACCGCGAGACCGAGGAGGTCGGTTCGTTCCCGCCGGATCCGGTCGGACAGGTTCGGGTGCGCCTGCTGAACGAGACGGTCTGCGCGGATCTGCGCGGGCCGACGGCCTGCGAGGTGCTGACGCCGGCCGAGGTCGACGCGGTCGTGCAGCGCCTCGGCCCCGATCCGGCCAACGCGAACACGCCGGCGGAGCGGGAGCGGTTCGTCTCTCGTGCCCATAAGAAGAAGACCCCGATCGGGCTCGTGCTCATGGACCAGTCCGTGATCGCGGGGATCGGCAACGTCTACCGGGCGGAGATGCTGTTCCGGGCCGAACTCGACCCTCACACGCCCGCGAACACCCTCGACCGCACCGTGCTCGAGGCCCTCTGGGACGACTGGGCCCACCTGCTCGACATCGGCATCACCGTCGGCCAGATGATCACGATCGACGGGCTCGAGGGCGAGGCCTACGCGCGGGCGCTGTCGGAACGCGATGAACGGCACTGGGTGTACAAGATGGAGGGCACGCCCTGCAAGCGCTGCGGCACCAACATCCAGCTCGAGGAGTTCGGAGCGCGCAAGCTCTACTGGTGTCCCGGGTGCCAGCTCTGA